From one Gossypium hirsutum isolate 1008001.06 chromosome D08, Gossypium_hirsutum_v2.1, whole genome shotgun sequence genomic stretch:
- the LOC107933750 gene encoding mitogen-activated protein kinase kinase kinase 18 has protein sequence MEKQSNSKKPSWVRGKCLGKGAFGTVSLAIHRSDGAVFAVKSVDLATGVPSQLDSLENEIRILRSLSSPYVVEYLGDDVTKNETSAAAFRNLHVEYMQGGTVSDVAIVKQRLADLDERVLRWHTRCLLSALKYMHGQGIVHCDVKGKNVLVGQDFSSVKLADFGSAIEIVKESRGDRCGTVITPRGSPLWMAPEVIRGEYQGPESDVWSLGCTVIEMVTGKPAWEDQGLKSLTRIANSDELPRLPAELSELGKDFVEKCLIRDRTQRWSCDQLLQHPFVASASAPSEIGESSPRCVLDFSSSDFEEDENTGNFETWARERISKLATEEGVVWESDGWVAVRSYARESGVNCEEGLSTEYPELMRIMKEMIEGTNLGTADCSDGTHSMEWQCSNYKQSKRSKWSRGELRCGGWRCECSTGSSCLYGSQKMELAVGKGQLRIYMFCNLLLQLFFCNLRIFKYILLVFFNYSFLFTIFFTFSSQPQNSPSHHKNILGY, from the coding sequence ATGGAGAAACAGAGCAACTCCAAGAAACCTTCTTGGGTTAGGGGGAAATGCTTAGGCAAAGGTGCCTTTGGTACTGTGAGCTTGGCGATCCACCGATCAGACGGTGCTGTTTTCGCTGTTAAGTCTGTGGATTTAGCAACGGGTGTTCCCAGCCAATTGGATTCTTTGGAGAATGAAATTAGAATCCTCCGTTCCCTTTCCTCTCCTTACGTTGTTGAGTATCTCGGCGATGATGTGACGAAGAATGAAACCTCGGCGGCGGCTTTCCGGAATCTTCACGTGGAGTACATGCAAGGTGGCACCGTCTCTGACGTGGCGATCGTCAAACAACGGTTGGCTGACTTGGACGAGAGGGTTTTGCGGTGGCACACGCGGTGCTTGTTATCGGCTCTGAAGTACATGCACGGCCAAGGCATTGTACACTGCGATGTGAAAGGGAAAAATGTTTTGGTTGGACAGGATTTCAGCTCCGTAAAGCTCGCGGATTTCGGCTCGGCTATTGAAATTGTAAAGGAAAGCAGGGGTGACAGGTGTGGGACCGTGATCACGCCACGTGGAAGTCCTCTCTGGATGGCTCCGGAGGTTATTCGCGGTGAGTATCAAGGACCGGAGAGTGATGTTTGGTCCCTAGGCTGCACCGTCATCGAGATGGTAACCGGAAAGCCAGCTTGGGAGGATCAGGGTCTCAAGTCATTGACTCGAATCGCCAACTCGGACGAATTGCCTCGGTTACCGGCTGAGTTATCTGAACTCGGTAAGGATTTCGTTGAGAAGTGTTTGATAAGGGATCGAACACAAAGATGGAGCTGCGATCAGCTGCTACAACATCCCTTTGTAGCATCGGCTTCAGCACCGAGTGAAATCGGAGAATCATCTCCACGTTGCGTGCTCGATTTCAGCAGCTCGGATTTCGAAGAGGATGAAAATACGGGGAATTTCGAAACTTGGGCGAGGGAGAGGATAAGTAAATTAGCTACAGAAGAAGGGGTAGTTTGGGAATCGGATGGATGGGTGGCGGTAAGAAGTTACGCGCGTGAATCAGGTGTGAATTGTGAGGAAGGCTTAAGTACGGAATATCCGGAGTTGATGAGAATAATGAAGGAAATGATTGAAGGGACAAATTTGGGAACTGCCGATTGCTCTGATGGCACTCATTCAATGGAGTGGCAGTGTAGTAATTACAAGCAATCGAAAAGGTCAAAATGGTCGCGTGGTGAGTTACGGTGCGGTGGGTGGAGATGCGAGTGCTCGACTGGTTCGAGCTGTCTGTATGGGTCACAAAAGATGGAGTTAGCGGTGGGGAAAGGACAGTTGAGAATCTAcatgttttgtaatttattattacaactatttttctgtaatttaagaatattcaaatatattttattggTGTTTTTTAATTACTCTTTTTTATTTACTATATTCTTTACCTTTTCTTCTCAGCCTCAAAATTCCCCCAGTCATCACAAGAATATACTTGGTTATTAA
- the LOC107948269 gene encoding ran-binding protein 1 homolog a, which produces MTVTTTVNLDSLLCVNLTPPPSLYKKTLNPNTSSPAEPSKRLTLHKSNMASKEPDHEHREDDDAPAADDEDTGAQVAPIVRLEEVAVTTGEEEEDAILELKSKLYRFDKDGNQWKERGAGTVKLLKHKKTGKVRLVMRQSKTLKICANHYVLATMTVQEHAGNDKSCLWHASDFADDELKDELFCIRFASVENCKSFMETFREVAESQKSTEENKEASAAAGLLEKLSVEEKEAKDKVEEKDVKAKEETETKEDTKKVDDSEKKDGEPAST; this is translated from the exons ATGACAGTTACTACTACTGTAAACCTCGACTCTCTGCTCTGCGTAAACCTCACGCCTCCTCCCTCATTGTATaagaaaaccctaaaccccaataCATCTTCCCCTGCCGAACCATCCAAACGCCTCACTCTCCACAAATCAAATATGGCAAGCAAAGAGCCCGATCACGAGCACAGAGAAGACGATGACGCACCCGCCGCCGATGATGAAGACACCGGTGCTCAAGTTGCCCCTATCGTCAGGCTTGAGGAAGTCGCCGTTACCACCGGCGAGGAAGAAGAAGATGCCATACTCGAACT gAAGTCGAAACTGTACCGATTTGATAAAGACGGGAATCAATGGAAAGAGAGAGGCGCTGGTACTGTGAAGCTGTTGAAGCACAAAAAGACTGGAAAAGTTCGCCTTGTTATGAGGCAATCTAAGACTCTCAAGATCTGCGCCAATCATTATG TGTTGGCAACGATGACGGTGCAGGAGCACGCAGGAAACGACAAATCGTGCCTATGGCACGCTTCTGACTTTGCTGATGATGAACTGAAAGATGAACTTTTCTGCATTCGTTTTGCGTCAGTGGAaa ATTGCAAAAGCTTCATGGAAACGTTCCGAGAAGTTGCTGAATCACAAAAATCAACAGAGGAAAATAAAGAGGCATCTGCTGCAGCTGGTCTACTTGAGAAGTTGAGTGTTGAGGAAAAGGAAGCCAAGGATAAAGTGGAAGAGAAGGATGTTAAAGCAAAGGAAGAAACGGAAACAAAGGAGGATACAAAAAAAGTAGATGATAGTGAGAAGAAAGATGGGGAGCCAGCATCAACTTAA
- the LOC107933748 gene encoding potassium transporter 1 isoform X1 codes for MNPSEEFLEQGISQQNLRKASCMTVATLAYQSLGVVYGDLSTSPLYVYKTTFSGKLSLHENDEEIYGVFSFIFWTFTLIALFKYTLIVMSADDNGEGFICYLGGTFALYSLLCRHARLSILPNQQATDEKLSAYATHGSVETWQSSALKSFFEKHPRFRTGLFILVLLGTCMAIGDGVLTPTISVLSAVSGVRLKITALHENYVVLISCVIIVGLFSLQHHGTNRVAFMFAPIVTAWLLCISSIGIYNIFRWNPHIFHALSPVYMLKFLKRTGIEGWISLGGVVLSITGVETMFADLGHFSSLSIRVAFSFLVYPCLVLAYMGEAAFLSKHHKDIQRSFYKAIPEAVFWPVFIVATFAAVVGSQAVISATFSIISQCCALNCFPFVKIIHTSSKIYGQIYIPEVNWILMCLCLAVTIGLRDTNMMGHAYGLAVTTVMFVTTCLMALVMIIVWKQRIAIAVAFLVIFGSMELLYISASVYKIPEGGWIPLALSFIFMAIMYIWNYGTTKKHEFDVENKVSMNRIVCLGPSLGMVRVPGIGLIYTNLVSGVPAVFGHFVTNLPAFHQVLVFVCVKSIQVPYISEKDRLMISRVGPKEYCMFRCIVRYGYKDLQQENYDFENRLVSGIVQFVEAEEDTTLKTTFISSCGREVGNMDIEKFDAQNQDHSFTNSKSSDILETKIWKGHGGGAPLKDESLHILRAKESGVAFILGHSYAKAKKSSSIVKKFAINVVYSFLSKNCREPDVVLNVPHTSLLEVGMIYHV; via the exons ATGAATCCTTCAGAAGAGTTTTTAGAACAAGGAATATCTCAACAG AATTTGAGGAAGGCTTCATGCATGACGGTGGCAACTTTAGCTTATCAAAGTCTTGGGGTTGTATATGGTGACCTCAGCACCTCTCCTCTCTATGTTTACAAGACCACCTTCTCAGGGAAGCTGAGCCTTCATGAGAATGATGAGGAGATTTATGGCGTCTTTTCCTTCATCTTCTGGACTTTTACTCTCATTGCTCtctttaaatatactttgattGTCATGTCAGCGGATGATAATGGTGAAG GTTTCATTTGCTACTTAGGTGGTACATTTGCGTTGTATTCTCTGCTGTGCCGACATGCGAGGCTAAGCATTCTACCTAATCAACAAGCCACAGATGAAAAGTTGTCTGCATATGCAACACATGGATCCGTGGAGACATGGCAGAGCTCTGCTCTCAAGTCATTCTTTGAGAAACACCCTAGATTTCGTACTGGCTTGTTCATTTTGGTTCTTCTTGGGACCTGTATGGCAATAGGCGATGGGGTACTTACACCTACAATATCAG TTCTTTCAGCAGTTTCAGGAGTCAGACTTAAGATCACAGCACTGCATGAGA ATTATGTTGTTTTGATCTCATGCGTCATCATTGTGGGGCTGTTCTCACTTCAGCATCACGGAACGAACAGAGTTGCTTTCATGTTTGCTCCGATTGTCACAGCATGGCTTCTGTGCATTAGCAGTATTGGTATATATAACATATTTAGATGGAATCCACACATATTTCATGCACTTTCTCCAGTTTACATGTTGAAGTTCCTTAAGAGGACAGGCATAGAAGGATGGATCTCATTAGGAGGAGTGGTTCTCTCAATCACAG GTGTGGAGACAATGTTTGCTGATTTGGGCCATTTCTCTTCACTGTCAATAAGG GTAGCTTTCTCATTTTTGGTATATCCCTGCTTGGTTCTTGCATATATGGGAGAGGCTGCTTTCCTCTCAAAACACCATAAAGATATCCAGAGAAGCTTTTATAAAGCCATACCAG AAGCTGTTTTTTGGCCAGTGTTCATTGTGGCAACTTTTGCTGCTGTTGTTGGAAGTCAAGCTGTAATATCAGCTACGTTCTCCATTATAAGCCAGTGTTGTGCATTGAATTGCTTCCCCTTCGTGAAAATCATTCATACTTCGAGTAAAATATATGGGCAGATATATATCCCAGAGGTCAATTGGATATTAATGTGTCTTTGTTTAGCTGTGACAATAGGATTGAGAGACACCAACATGATGGGTCATGCATATG GTCTGGCAGTCACTACAGTTATGTTTGTGACAACCTGCTTGATGGCATTGGTGATGATAATCGTTTGGAAGCAAAGGATAGCTATTGCAGTTGCATTCTTAGTGATTTTTGGATCGATGGAACTGCTTTACATCTCGGCATCTGTTTACAAGATCCCAGAAGGGGGTTGGATTCCTCTAGCACTCTCTTTCATTTTTATGGCTATAATGTATATATGGAACTATGGAACGACTAAGAAGCACGAATTTGATGTGGAGAACAAGGTATCGATGAATAGGATCGTGTGTTTAGGCCCTAGCCTTGGCATGGTAAGGGTCCCTGGGATTGGTCTTATTTACACTAATCTGGTATCCGGGGTCCCTGCAGTTTTTGGACACTTTGTCACAAACTTACCTGCATTCCATCAGGTGCTGGTTTTTGTTTGTGTCAAATCTATACAAGTTCCATACATTAGCGAAAAAGACCGGTTGATGATTAGTAGGGTAGGTCCAAAGGAGTACTGCATGTTCCGGTGCATCGTCAGGTACGGTTACAAAGATCTGCAGCAAGAAAACTACGATTTTGAGAACCGATTGGTGTCGGGAATAGTACAGTTTGTGGAAGCAGAAGAAGATACTActttgaaaacaacttttatatcATCATGTGGAAGAGAGGTAGGGAACATGGATATTGAAAAATTTGATGCACAAAACCAGGATCatagtttcacaaattcaaagtcaaGTGATATTTTGGAGACAAAAATCTGGAAGGGGCATGGAGGAGGGGCTCCCCTTAAAGATGAGTCACTGCATATACTGAGAGCCAAAGAATCAGGGGTTGCATTTATACTAGGCCATTCATATGCAAAGGCAAAGAAATCATCTTCCATAGTGAAGAAATTTGCCATAAATGTGGTATACTCTTTTCTGAGCAAGAATTGCAGGGAACCTGATGTGGTATTGAATGTGCCTCATACTTCTTTGCTAGAAGTAGGTATGATCTATCATGTCTAA
- the LOC107933748 gene encoding potassium transporter 1 isoform X2: MNPSEEFLEQGISQQNLRKASCMTVATLAYQSLGVVYGDLSTSPLYVYKTTFSGKLSLHENDEEIYGVFSFIFWTFTLIALFKYTLIVMSADDNGEGGTFALYSLLCRHARLSILPNQQATDEKLSAYATHGSVETWQSSALKSFFEKHPRFRTGLFILVLLGTCMAIGDGVLTPTISVLSAVSGVRLKITALHENYVVLISCVIIVGLFSLQHHGTNRVAFMFAPIVTAWLLCISSIGIYNIFRWNPHIFHALSPVYMLKFLKRTGIEGWISLGGVVLSITGVETMFADLGHFSSLSIRVAFSFLVYPCLVLAYMGEAAFLSKHHKDIQRSFYKAIPEAVFWPVFIVATFAAVVGSQAVISATFSIISQCCALNCFPFVKIIHTSSKIYGQIYIPEVNWILMCLCLAVTIGLRDTNMMGHAYGLAVTTVMFVTTCLMALVMIIVWKQRIAIAVAFLVIFGSMELLYISASVYKIPEGGWIPLALSFIFMAIMYIWNYGTTKKHEFDVENKVSMNRIVCLGPSLGMVRVPGIGLIYTNLVSGVPAVFGHFVTNLPAFHQVLVFVCVKSIQVPYISEKDRLMISRVGPKEYCMFRCIVRYGYKDLQQENYDFENRLVSGIVQFVEAEEDTTLKTTFISSCGREVGNMDIEKFDAQNQDHSFTNSKSSDILETKIWKGHGGGAPLKDESLHILRAKESGVAFILGHSYAKAKKSSSIVKKFAINVVYSFLSKNCREPDVVLNVPHTSLLEVGMIYHV; this comes from the exons ATGAATCCTTCAGAAGAGTTTTTAGAACAAGGAATATCTCAACAG AATTTGAGGAAGGCTTCATGCATGACGGTGGCAACTTTAGCTTATCAAAGTCTTGGGGTTGTATATGGTGACCTCAGCACCTCTCCTCTCTATGTTTACAAGACCACCTTCTCAGGGAAGCTGAGCCTTCATGAGAATGATGAGGAGATTTATGGCGTCTTTTCCTTCATCTTCTGGACTTTTACTCTCATTGCTCtctttaaatatactttgattGTCATGTCAGCGGATGATAATGGTGAAG GTGGTACATTTGCGTTGTATTCTCTGCTGTGCCGACATGCGAGGCTAAGCATTCTACCTAATCAACAAGCCACAGATGAAAAGTTGTCTGCATATGCAACACATGGATCCGTGGAGACATGGCAGAGCTCTGCTCTCAAGTCATTCTTTGAGAAACACCCTAGATTTCGTACTGGCTTGTTCATTTTGGTTCTTCTTGGGACCTGTATGGCAATAGGCGATGGGGTACTTACACCTACAATATCAG TTCTTTCAGCAGTTTCAGGAGTCAGACTTAAGATCACAGCACTGCATGAGA ATTATGTTGTTTTGATCTCATGCGTCATCATTGTGGGGCTGTTCTCACTTCAGCATCACGGAACGAACAGAGTTGCTTTCATGTTTGCTCCGATTGTCACAGCATGGCTTCTGTGCATTAGCAGTATTGGTATATATAACATATTTAGATGGAATCCACACATATTTCATGCACTTTCTCCAGTTTACATGTTGAAGTTCCTTAAGAGGACAGGCATAGAAGGATGGATCTCATTAGGAGGAGTGGTTCTCTCAATCACAG GTGTGGAGACAATGTTTGCTGATTTGGGCCATTTCTCTTCACTGTCAATAAGG GTAGCTTTCTCATTTTTGGTATATCCCTGCTTGGTTCTTGCATATATGGGAGAGGCTGCTTTCCTCTCAAAACACCATAAAGATATCCAGAGAAGCTTTTATAAAGCCATACCAG AAGCTGTTTTTTGGCCAGTGTTCATTGTGGCAACTTTTGCTGCTGTTGTTGGAAGTCAAGCTGTAATATCAGCTACGTTCTCCATTATAAGCCAGTGTTGTGCATTGAATTGCTTCCCCTTCGTGAAAATCATTCATACTTCGAGTAAAATATATGGGCAGATATATATCCCAGAGGTCAATTGGATATTAATGTGTCTTTGTTTAGCTGTGACAATAGGATTGAGAGACACCAACATGATGGGTCATGCATATG GTCTGGCAGTCACTACAGTTATGTTTGTGACAACCTGCTTGATGGCATTGGTGATGATAATCGTTTGGAAGCAAAGGATAGCTATTGCAGTTGCATTCTTAGTGATTTTTGGATCGATGGAACTGCTTTACATCTCGGCATCTGTTTACAAGATCCCAGAAGGGGGTTGGATTCCTCTAGCACTCTCTTTCATTTTTATGGCTATAATGTATATATGGAACTATGGAACGACTAAGAAGCACGAATTTGATGTGGAGAACAAGGTATCGATGAATAGGATCGTGTGTTTAGGCCCTAGCCTTGGCATGGTAAGGGTCCCTGGGATTGGTCTTATTTACACTAATCTGGTATCCGGGGTCCCTGCAGTTTTTGGACACTTTGTCACAAACTTACCTGCATTCCATCAGGTGCTGGTTTTTGTTTGTGTCAAATCTATACAAGTTCCATACATTAGCGAAAAAGACCGGTTGATGATTAGTAGGGTAGGTCCAAAGGAGTACTGCATGTTCCGGTGCATCGTCAGGTACGGTTACAAAGATCTGCAGCAAGAAAACTACGATTTTGAGAACCGATTGGTGTCGGGAATAGTACAGTTTGTGGAAGCAGAAGAAGATACTActttgaaaacaacttttatatcATCATGTGGAAGAGAGGTAGGGAACATGGATATTGAAAAATTTGATGCACAAAACCAGGATCatagtttcacaaattcaaagtcaaGTGATATTTTGGAGACAAAAATCTGGAAGGGGCATGGAGGAGGGGCTCCCCTTAAAGATGAGTCACTGCATATACTGAGAGCCAAAGAATCAGGGGTTGCATTTATACTAGGCCATTCATATGCAAAGGCAAAGAAATCATCTTCCATAGTGAAGAAATTTGCCATAAATGTGGTATACTCTTTTCTGAGCAAGAATTGCAGGGAACCTGATGTGGTATTGAATGTGCCTCATACTTCTTTGCTAGAAGTAGGTATGATCTATCATGTCTAA
- the LOC107933808 gene encoding zinc transporter 6, chloroplastic — MASCVSDTARALGCRDGAAATHLKFISLFVIFFTSVIGITTPVLLARYFQGKPVYDKAILIIKCFAAGVILSTSLVHVLPDAFAALSDFQVASRHPWKDFPFAGLVTLIGALLALFVDLTASSHVEHGHKPSGDYLPVGTHDVTVGKKVGNTNSDLSNEELVKLKQRLVSQVLEIGIIFHSVIIGVTMGMSQNQCTIRPLVAALAFHQIFEGMGLGGCIAQAGFRMGTVAYMCLMFSATTPMGILLGMMVFSVTGYNDSSPNALIMEGILGSLSSGILIYMALVDLIAADFFHNKLMGSHTWLKKGSFIALALGSTSMSILAIWA, encoded by the exons ATGGCATCGTGCGTGAGCGACACGGCTCGAGCCCTCGGCTGTAGGGACGGTGCAGCCGCCACGCACCTCAAGTTCATCTCTCTTTTCGTAATCTTCTTCACCAGCGTCATCGGCATAACTACCCCGGTCCTCCTGGCCCGTTATTTCCAAGGAAAACCCGTGTACGACAAGGCAATTCTAATAATCAAGTGCTTCGCTGCCGGAGTCATCCTTTCAACCTCCTTGGTCCACGTCCTCCCAGACGCCTTCGCCGCCCTATCGGACTTCCAGGTCGCTTCTCGCCATCCCTGGAAAGATTTCCCCTTCGCCGGCCTTGTCACTCTAATCGGGGCTCTGCTCGCTCTTTTTGTGGACTTAACGGCTAGCTCACATGTGGAGCACGGTCATAAACCCAGTGGAGACTATTTACCGGTGGGAACGCATGATGTAACAGTGGGAAAAAAAGTGGGCAACACCAATAGTGATTTGTCGAACGAGGAATTAGTGAAGCTTAAGCAGAGACTGGTTTCCCAGGTTTTGGAGATTGGGATAATTTTCCATTCGGTGATAATCGGGGTGACGATGGGGATGTCCCAAAATCAGTGTACCATCCGACCTCTGGTCGCTGCTCTCGCCTTTCATCAGATCTTCGAAGGCATGGGCCTCGGTGGCTGCATTGCACAG GCGGGTTTCAGAATGGGGACAGTGGCGTACATGTGCTTAATGTTTTCCGCGACGACCCCGATGGGAATATTGTTGGGAATGATGGTGTTTTCGGTGACGGGGTACAATGACAGTAGCCCTAATGCATTGATAATGGAAGGTATATTGGGTTCATTGTCGTCGGGTATTCTCATCTATATGGCTTTGGTCGATCTCATTGCTGCCGATTTCTTCCATAACAAGTTGATGGGTTCACATACGTGGTTGAAAAAGGGTTCATTCATTGCCCTTGCTCTTGGCTCCACCTCTATGTCTATCCTTGCAATTTGGGCTTGA